Part of the Mauremys mutica isolate MM-2020 ecotype Southern chromosome 1, ASM2049712v1, whole genome shotgun sequence genome is shown below.
TAATCCTCAGAACATCCAGTAGAAGGTACCACCTAGTGATGAGTAAAGTACCCCATGACAAATGATAAAATGGTTTTGCTAgacttatgtttttatgttctgaaTTGTGGGCCAGCTCCTGCATCCTGTAAATAAAAATGGCTCCATTGCCTACACTAAATTATAtcagtggagaatctggccctttctgTTTGAATATATATACATTGCACAGATAAGTTTTTTAATGATTCATATCCAGATGGACTACTATTTGGATTattcaaattttgttttttgtCACCTGACTCTGAAATGAGTAGAAAGAGTGAATTTCATGTAATCAATACCCCAATTAGCCTAAGGTTTCAGATGTCCCATGATCCATTTGGATAATAAGAGTTTAcctgaagtttaaaaaaaccaaaccactaAGCACTAATAGTGGTTTGCCCTCCCAGTTATATCTGTTCTGTTTTGCTATTAAAAAATCAATTGGTTTTGTAATCTACCTGAAGATGAAGAGCTTGGAGGTTTtcagggagtgggagtgggatgTGATCCAGGTTATTGTCAGTGATGTAAAGATGATGCAGATCAACCATATCCTGGaagagaaggaaggggagtgtttcCTAAAAAACCAGAATTTTGTAAAATCTCCAAGAAGAAGACAGTAAGTTTTACATCCACCTTTGCAATGAGAAACTGAACTTGCCAATTCCTTTTAAATCAACATGACTCtacgtttaaaaaaaattacaatgaaATATAGATAGGAACATGCATTGCCAAGATCAGTTACTATCAGAGATCAGCTGTCTTGGTAAAGCAACTGAGAATGGCAAATAAATATTTAAGTGAAGTCTTCACCTCAGCATTGTGTCAAAATGCACATACTATCCGTCCCAGCTTCTGCAGAAAGCCCTTCCTTTGGGCCTGTTTTTTTTCTTAGAGGAGTCATCAGGTTATTGTTTGTCAGAAATCAATTTTGTTCAAGCAAAATGTATCTACATAATAATctttacctcccacccccaaaagtaAGATGGACTCCTGTGTATCAACAGTGGCAAGTCTGGGATAAGCAGTATCTTCTAATTGCACTAAGGTACAGACtatcaggactcctgagttctcatCCCTAATCATCTTGGGGATGTCAATAAACCactctgtgtctcaattcacccatctgtaaaacaggcatAAGACTACCTACCTATTTCACTGGTTGTTGTGAATTCATTAACATTTGCCAAGCTCTTTGAGACTCTAGGATGACAAGTGTGCATGTATGGAATGGTAGGGCAGATTTTCTCCCATGTCTGAGACCCTCTTGAATGCATGAGTGAGAGGCTACCTGGGGGCTGGGTTGTGCATTCCCCATCTCACGCTAGGTGCTAGGCTGAGAGGAAGTAGTTGGTGCAGGAGCTgattctgcaaactttattatgCTGTCTGAGAGCCACTTTCCCATGAAAGAATTCATAACTGATCAAGTAcagccaggagcggcgccagagtttctggcgccctaggcagaattcggcgggcggcattttgtgcgctccccacggggggcgtgggagcttccggttccgctcccatcgcgccgccaaaggaggaccctccgccaaaatgccgcaggcgacagcagcagtcattgagctgctcaattgcctgccgctgttttccgcagcacgtcggcagaaggtccttatTCGGCGGCGCGACaggagcggaaccagaagctcccgtgcaccctgtggggagcgcacaaaatgccgccccccgaaccCTGGTGACCTGggcaaccgcctagggtcgcctaatggaatcGCCGGCCCTGAGTACAGCTAGAATCCTTTGGGATAACCGAACAGTGTATATGAGTCAGATCAGGCATGAGAATCTGGCCAACTATTTTCATTATTTAGATGTATTAAAATCGAGGCCTGGATTGTGATTTAGTGATGTGCCTGGAGTAAGGAGCAGCACATTGATAGTTTTGCTATCAGGAGGAAGGGTGTCACTCAGAAAGTTGCAGTCTACCTGCTGTTCCAGAGAAGGAGTTAACATATATGCCCCGAAGTGTGCGTTCTACAAAGTGCCAGTATAGCTACACTGCTGAGCAAGTTGGACAGGAGAGCCAAGGCTCTGCCTGCCCACAAAAGTGGACATAGCACCTCTGTGCTCTGTGATTTTTCTGTCAATCCCAAACTCACTTTAAATGCTTCTTCCTTTATTCCTTTGCGGCCAAGCCTGTTGTTACTAACATCAATGAATGTCAGGGAAGGAGGTAACTCGGGGAGCTGCCTTATCTTGTTATCGCGGAGCACTAACTCCTGAAGCTGGGGCAGCTCCCTGAAGGCATCTTCATCGATCTCGGATATAAAATTTGATGTCAGATCAATCCTCTTTAAATTGTCTGGCAgagaaaattaataaaatatttagagCACTCCAGAACTTATTTCTGACTGTCTTAAAACCTAAAATGGaaaaaccaaaaaagcaaatgcattttaattaCATATGAACATTCCCTTATATGGTATTTAATTATACACATGTACTTGTATGGTAGAGCATTGATTACTTCTCCCAGAGGTCTTTAATAATGCAGTAATGCCAATTTGAGGCTTGAAGAACTTTTCCTCTTCTGAAAGGGGCCAGCTTCCATTAATAATGAGCGCAAATGCAATTTATGGGAGCTTCAAGAGCAGAACATACTTCTAGGAGGTCCAGTAAGCTCCTTTAGTGTGTGGGGGTGGTCTTCCATTGAGAGCAAAATTACacaattggaacaatttttattttgAGAGATTCTGAGgagagctggtttaaaaaaaaaagtatcttatGAAATTGAATAAAAGACTCCTTTTGTTCAAAATTTTTCATAATTGAAAATTTCCgaatgaaatgttgtcaaatTCTCTAAATTTCCTGAAATTCTTAACGTTTTTCAgagcaaaatatttttcatactggaaaaaggaaaggagggaggTTAAAAAAGAAAGTGTTTCCATCCAAACACTTTCATTACCCACTTCCTCCTTTTTTTTCTACCTTTTTCCAGGAGAAAAGAATAAAACATGATGatgggttttgatttttttctaccAAAATGAAGCAATTTTtcataaacaaaaccaaaatattttttttcatttggttAAACATATTTTCCATTAAAAGGGGAGAGAGGGTCCACAAAAAAATTCAGTAGGTTGTTTGTGAGCCTGATAGTGTCTCTGGATATTGTAAGCATGTTTGAGATGAGCAGTCTTACTCAACAAGAATACATTTGTGTTACTTTGTCAAATAGGGCATTTTCAATTTAATATAAAAGTAATGATTAATTTTTAAGTGCATTGCACTACTTCAACGGTTCAGGACTGGTGTTTCACTTTGTAACCAAAGTCAGTCAGCACAAGATTTTCAATATTGGGTGGCTAAAGTTGGGTTCCCAGAAACTGGCTTGATTTAAAAAGTTTTCAGTACCCAAtggtttccactgaaatcaattgtgATGGCTCTGAACTTTtatgaaaatcagacccctttaaggCCTCATAAGTTGCTTACCTAAAAAATGGAGGGACTCAAAATCACTAGTTGATTTTGACAATTTAGGCCTCAAGGAGCCTAACTTTAGCACGTTTTTGAAAACCTTAGCCTCAATATTTCCTTTTCCATAAGGATTTCCTGTTCATACCAGAGCAAACCAATAAATATCTTTAAAAGAAGAAACTTCTTTAAGCTTTTACATAGATTCCCTTCTTACTCTTTCTAATTGCTGGATATACTGCCTAAATGATGATTGCTTTCTTTAAAGAAGAGAACTAACCACTGTACTTTAAATTCTCtatgggttttttcccctttaacGTTAATTAGAAATGCTAGcaagtgcatagataaacagtcaattatttgtattgtacTATTTGCACTAATTCTAGGATTGAATTTTAGTGAATCTAAGTCAAGCTACTAAAGGCTTAGACCTCaatacagcaaagcactttaccaGATGCTAAACTTTCAGCATgtgtcccactgacatcaatgattTGACATAAGAttatatacaggggcggctctaggcattttgccgccccaagcacggcaggcaggctgccttcgtcagcttgcctgcgggagatccctggtcctgcagattcggcggcttgcatgcgggaggtccgccgaagccgcgggaccagcagaccctccgcaggcatgccgccgaaggtagcctgcctgACGCCCTCACGCAGTTGGCTTGCTGGTGCCTGGGGCCGCCCCTGATTATATAAGACAGTTTACCACTTAAAATGCCATgaagcaaaaaaggaaaaaagaaagggaaaCCAGCTGCATCAGAACTGTCACCCATACTTTGATTAGCAAAGtcatttttgttgatcttttTTATTCTGTTATAGCGAGAGTAGAAATGGGTGGTTTTCTTGGGCAGTGGAGGAACAGCATCGAGTTCATGATCATCACAGTAGACTGTGGTCCCTAGACATGTACACAGAAGGCAAGTCGGAAGACCtatgaaaaaattaaaagaaagcaATTATGTGAAGAAAAATGTGCATGTGCAGTGAGAATATTAAGATTGGGTCAGTTTTATAAAAGCTATATTAACTAAGAGTTTGGTATTATCATCAAGAAAatagcagtgcttaatttgtgccagggcctCCCAGGGCTGAGGACTGGCACCTCTAGGATTGGcggttcatagccccggcacctctgggcttgccacatcagttatgaaagtaaaaacattgcttgagccctggcacctctttcattacagaaTAAACACTGGAAAATAGCACATTGTGCAATAAGTGTAGAACATATGATGTTCCAGATATTCCTTCCAAACTTGAAGGTTTTTAATGTTGTATACTTTAGCCTGTTTGACTTATTGTGATGGTGATAGAAATTAAAGGAACTGTAGCTGTTAACATGTTTCTCAGAATAGAAAATGAATCAAATAATCCTATAGTAGCTGACATTTTTATTCTGTGCTTCTAAAAAAAGTATATGTATACATGGGATCCTATTCACAAAGGGTGAGATTCCTCCGTGGTGTGAAGGTTAATGGGAGAGCCTCTACGGCACTTAAGCCTCACACAAGGGATGTGCAGAGGCACAAGGAGGTGGTCCCTGTGCAAGCGGGTCCCTGAGCACATCTACACACAGAGTAAAGGATCTTCCCAACTGGCTCATTGGTTAGTGGGTCAGCTGAGAAGGTGATGAAAGAGGCAGGCCAGGACCACACCATGGGAACTATTTTTTATGCAGATCCAGTGGCTTCAACATCCTGGGCAACCAGTGCAAATGGGCTGGGAGAGCAGTCACAAGAATGGAGGGATCCATCTCCATCCACTCTCGCTGCTCTCTACCTGCAAAGAGACCACAAATCACAAGATGCAGTAATGGACAGTAAAAccaagtgtgtatgtgtgtgaggggagATGGTTTGGCCCTTTATTTGTTGAGATTAATGCCTCTAGAAGGGAGAATAAAAGATGCTAGCTTTCCTTAGGTAAACTGGTCAGTTGCTGCCCTGTCTCTAAACTTCCTCGTTTGGGAAGAGCAACAAAGAGGGTTTTGGTGAAGCAGTTCTGATGACAGCTGGAGTCTTCTGATTTCCCTGTATCTGTTCAGTCTGGCTTTCTGCTAGTGGCAAAAGAATCACACTGCATTCATTGATAGGAGTGGCTTCCTCTCTCAGGAAAGACAGTTAAATATCTGTGTTGATTCCTTTAGCTCTGGCAGCAGCCTTCAGTGCCATTGGCTATGGGTTACACCCTGCTGGGATAGATGGGATCTCCTTCCTCTCTGATTTCTGagatggttggggtgggggaatcaATTGCTTATCCCCTTTGAGAATTCTCTTATGTAAAGTTCTGTTCTGTCACCTCCTCCTATTCAGCGTGTTTGGAAGGCTACTGGGGATGCTTGTGGCTTTCTATTACCAGCAGTATGTGGATGATACCCAGctctactttttctttttttattgaaTCCAAATGGTACGGCCTCTGTGCTTTCCAAGGGTCTGGCTGTAAACAAGGCATAGATGAGATTAGCTGATTAAAACTCAGTCCAGATAAAATGGAGGTGATGCTTATAGGTAAAGGGGAAGCATGTAGATGGTATGCCAAagatgtggggtgtgtgtgtgtgtgaggctcACTATATATGTGTGGTCTTGGATCCCTTAGCACTTCTTGATTTCCAGCTTATAGTAGTGGCCAAAATACCCttttttatctattttttttattagaagATGGTGGACACTAATCCTCTGAGTACCTTGTCACAGTTACATGTCTCTGACCTCCAGATTAAATTATGCCACTGTGTTTGACTAACACCATTTGACGTCTGCAGCTAGCATGGAATAAGGTTGTTTCACGTCCTAGCAATAGGGTGTATATTATGTCATCTCCAAAGATCTCACTTGTTTCTCATTTGCTTTGAGGAGCAATTCAAGGTATTGACACTGATCTAGAAACCGCTGCATGGTTTGGAAGCATGCTCCCTCTCTTCCTAGGTGTTGTCATGACAGTTGAAATCATTTGGAGCTATTTGGCTCAATTCTTAGATTCATATTCTGGTATACTGGTATACTGGGGACACTCAACTCTGCTGTACTCCCCCAGTCTCCTTCCCTGCCATGGGTACAACACTATTGATTACAATAAcaaagtggaaaatcaggcccaagcaTTCTTGTCAGTCTGTTTACCTTCAGCTCATGGCGCAAGGCTTGTTGTCTCTCTTCTTAGGGCTACACTGTGGTTGTAAGCCACAAGTGTTCAGTAGGGAGCAgtacagagctgtgcaggcttctGCATGCTCAGGAGCAATACTGGGGAGATTGTCCTTCATGTAGGCATGAGCTCCCCTGAGGCTACAGAGCGGGTGAAGAATGCTCCCCTTGGTACTCCAGACCTTTTCTGTAGCTTGGTGTGATACTCTGATTCTCCCTCCCTCTTACACCTGCTCTCCCAAGAGGGCAAGAGTGCAGGGACTGCTATTGTGAGGAGTAGCTACCTACATGCTTCCCCTTTACCGTAAGCAGCCATGCAAGGGGTGATAGTTACTTGCCTACCACTGTATGATTATGCTAGTCCCACTCGCTAGTCTTGGCCTTAAGCTTTTGCATAAAGGAGTTAAAGTACAGAATCTAATAAGGTATagtttgggatgggggtgggggggtttatCTATATTGACATTTGTCCACATGCTAGATTTTGTGGTTATCTTTACTATATATGTCCCAGAGAGTGTAggatccatttttttaaattttatttttatttttattttttttgtagaaCTAACATAATTATATGGGGAAACTAAACCTTGAATCCTTACACATCCCAGACATCCCCTGGTCCTGTGGCATCCCCAGAAGAGCAGAAGGTTTAAAACTTCAGTGGAATGGATCAAGTTCCACTGATTGTCAGATTTCTATGAATGGTCACAATGGACACAATCCATATTGTGTGCAAATTCCATTCTTGCTATAATTTTGATTACAAAGATTAGGTATGTGAACTGGAATTCATCATCTCACTTATCTGTATGTGTTGCCAAGACAATCCTCTTGGTGTCTTTAATGGCTAATTCCTTTCTTGGATTGCAAAGTCTTATTTAACAGTGGTTCAACATGATATGGCCAGTCAAAACTTAGTGCTTCAAAGTTCAATGTAATGGAACCCATTGAACATGAACTTAATACACAGTAATATGAAACATCTAAATTATTGATAGATTCCTCtggtgattaaaactgtgataaGAACAGCAGTCACAACTGCAATCCACTTTCATAAGAGTTTCATATGAGAAATAGAATTAATTTTGACATTTCCTTCTTAGGGTTATGAGATTAGTCACATTGAACTCCTCAGATGCTATGCTACCCTAAAGATTCAAATGTGGTGGCTTTGAAACTTATTACAGTTACTTAAGTTTAGTTCCGTAAACAGTATCTTTCGGATGATTATTGAGGAAATGAGTTTTTTTAGAGGCTTATAGAGACAGGATATCAATTTCTTTCCCattgttttttaattaacatttctGATCCAGAAGCTTgacttcaggaaagatttctcatCCCCTGAGCTAAATCTGCTTGAAAGATGTGCATTTGCAAAGAAAACATTTAGCTGCCCCAGGAGGAACATGAAAATCGAAACTCAAGCCATTTCACCTCATTCACAAAAGGTTCCTACTGAAAGGTGTGGGATATGGAAGGCTAGAGTGGGTCCTTTTCCTAATATTTCCTCCACAGAGCCACACTATGGAAATTGTGTACTTAGCCAGATGGCCTTCAAACCATTTTGAGTAGTGAATATTAGTGGGCATGTGTAAATCCCTGAAACCTAACATTTCACTGATTGAGGGTATAAATATTCCTGCTCCACTTCATATGTTTCTCACCTGTTTTGGCCATGGAACCAACTGAGCATTTTGTGCTGGATAGTTTTGTTTGTCAAATTTATTTGGTcagtgtggcagggcaggggtaaaacccctttaaagccctgccaaaATGCTGGCTACAGCCGGCTGTCTGGCCGGTAGGCCAGGGGTAGAGATGCAGGtactcagcagggagcccagctgcaagctCTAATGAGGGCTGGCTCAGATGAACCTGCTGGGCTAAGTagtgacagctgggctgaggcaggagaagGCTGTAAAAGCTCTGGGCAAACCTCAGTGGGGAAGAtagcctgggaggagacaggagggcagTATCTCTGTCTCCTTGCAAATAAGGAGGCCTCAAGGGCCCGGAGACCCTAGGGAGGGTCTGTGGGGCACTAACTGTTGGGGGATCTGGGCACTGCAcgagcactgtaaataaagacactggGGTGATTCAACAAATGAGGGTGTGGACACTCTTTATTAAACAAGCCTAAACACAGGGTGCAGACACAAAAATGGGAGAGCCTGTGCTCACCCTGTGACAGTCAGTTTTACTAAACAGTTCAGTTAGCAATGTGGTTAGTGAAAGTTAGTGAagcttaccatttaaaaaaacttattGGATTggcttttagggttttttttttctggagttgCCAGTTTTGGCTTGACCCCTCTTGGCCAACTAGGATAACAAGGCTTGTTTCTGTAAAAAGGTCAATCACTGAAAGACCATGATAATTGCTAGCACTGCCTAGCTGAGGGACACCCCTCCAAGGGCATACTAGGTCTGCTACCTGCCCTCTTCAGACAAGCAGAGAGAAGAGTCACAGGCTAACATCTTCCCTTATTCTGGAACCTCTGTCTGCAGTGCTCAGGGTTCCAGGAGAAATATCTTAGAGGCAAACTACACTCCAGCCTGCCCTCTTGCCTTCCTTCCCATTGGGTGATTTGACCTAGCTTCAAGGAGCAAGCCTGACACAGAGAGGTGTAAGTTACACGTCCCAAACCTCCTTGAATCAGTTGTAgtgaatctgggcctaagtgagtTTAGAGTAAAGctgtttgggaaaaaaaaactgacaatttttttctggcaaaaaatgccattttgtgAAAACAATTTTCTTGAAAATTTATCAGTTTCAACCAAAATGGTTTCTTGGGTCTAGGATATAGAGATGGCCACAGACTTTTGAATGGCTAGTAGTGCGGTGATCAGGGCACTCACGTAAGCAGTTGAAGACCCCGATTCCAGTCCCCATTTCAAATGACATTGCTGGCGCGTGCTGTTATCACTGGTCTACAGAGTCAGTCTCTGTGTCTCTGCTCCAATGGCTATTTATACATAGTGGAACAGCTGCAACAGGAGAaattgagagggagagagaggctgcCTCTATAGCCTCCAACTCACCTGGCCTGTCAGAGACCCACCTTCAAGTCTCTGTACTGCCTCATTCAGAGTATCAACCTGAGACTTGATCTcgcacatcccaggtgagtacccttaTAATTGGTGTGTTGGCTATTCTGGTGTGGGGTTCTcatttttttgtgtggaaaaaatatcaAAAGGGTTTTGATTTCATTCCTCATTGGAGTCAAAACAAATATTAAAGCCTTTAAACTTTTCATGAAATGGAGTTGTTGTTTCTCAACCAGGCTTAGTTCAGAGTCTTAGATAGCCACCTTAGACAGGACTTTGCAGCTAAAACAGGGACAGACTTTcgcctcttctccctccttgggGACTACTACtactcctcctcctgggctggTGTGGATTTAGGAGGCAAGGGACTCTGAAGTGGATTCAGGAAGAGAAGGTGGAGTTCCTGGATCTCTCAGCCTTCCTGTTAGTTGGCAGAGCAGCACCAATGCCTGACATAAGAACAGGTGTTCCCTATCCACACTTTCAAAAGGAAGATCTCTCTTTCTGCTAGATCCTCCTTAGTCCCTGTGAAGTATGACAGTTTCATAATACATAAGGTAGGGAAGCTTTGCATAACAACTCTTTTGAAAGGTTTGAAAATCTAAAATGGAGAAAATTGCATTGGATATTTCAGAATTGTCCAAAGAACCTTCCACCCCCGTTCTGCTTTGAATCAGTACAGATTCTTTATCCTGGCAGAGTCCAACTggtggcatttaaaaaaattgaatctgGGAGTGATTCCGTTCCATCCACTAAACACACACATTTGGAAATAGGAACTCCTCTCTTTTGTCCCCCTAGGCACTCAGATATCATGTTGATGGGCAAGGTACAAAACAGAATCTGCAGGCTCTTCCCTGGCTGCATCTCTCACTGCATAACATTGAGACCTGTCATGGCAGCCACCAAAACGGGTGAACCCCCAACTTCCATGTATTTGAGACTATAGCAATTACTGATCTTTGGTGGTGTGGTGTTTTGTGGTTTGGTGGGCTTGCATTTTattataaactttttttaaaggaatttccCTTGGGACTTATCAAAGATTCCAGTTGAACTAGCAATAGTCAaagacacaggaaatgcccaTATTTCCATTTTGCAAGTTAAGAATGGAAACTTGTCTGTCTTTTCCCAGAGTTACCACAATGTTTTAAtcaatatttttaatggaaaggCTTACTGAAATTGTTAGAAATCATCAAACAGATGTTCAAAAATGATCTTGAACTTAATATTGATAAAAATTTCAATTGTCACAATTTcacaaaaaatggaaaatgttgatGACTTTTTTTCATGAAAAGCTTTATTTTTGAACACTCCAATTCTGTTGAGAATTTTTTTTGTGGGAAAAAGTTAACTAGTTTTATAGATGACAACTCATCCCAAATTAGATAAATGCTTAATAAAAAGCAAACTCACCACCAGACTCAGTGCATCATGGAAAGCGACCCAATGCAATGGTATGGCTTTTTTTTCTCACTAACCATCATGTGTTTGGGGCCCAAGAACTCCTGACCCCTGTGGTGAAGAACCATCAGTTAGTTTTGGTGTTGATGCTTCTTCTTCAGCTTCTTCTggcagtggtggtggggaatGAATCTCTCTAGTTACAGAAGGTAACACGGTTCCAATCTCTATCTGGGGAGAAACACATTTATATTAAGGAGGTACATTACATGTTTGTATTCACTGTTCTAACAATGCTTCATTGATCAGATTCTACCACTAGAGGCCAGACATGCTCTGACACTCAATGGTACATCTGCGTTTTATAGTGCAGCTACCAGATGACTTTGACTTGGTCTGCAACTGTAGAAAATATTATAAACATTCTGCATTAATGAGAACTTCTATTAACCAAGTTCTTCTCATGCTTATTCAAAGATAGCATTAATGAACCAGTTTTGTGATACAGCCAATGATGATCTGTCTGACAAATAAAAGTTACTAAGACGCTCCAAAAAAAATGCCAATCATCTGAATTTAGAATGGCAAAATCTGCCAGAATAAATCCACAAAACATACCAGCACATGTATATCACATTTGAATTGTAATATCTTTAAAAGAACCATCATCTTAAAACAGGAAAGGGAGTCAGAATAAATTAGTCTCAGTGTTTGTCAAACTTTTTTCACTGTCTGAATGGTTGACAGCACTATGTAGCTTTATTCGTCAGCaattgcagaggatacaaaaagGAAGGGTTGAAGATAAAAAGCATTTAAATAAGCATGAAGATCTACACTCAAGAAAATCCTATAAACTTTGGTAAACCCTGCCATGTCactagaaaacatttttttccttccctgAGTCCCACCACCTAATAAGTTGGAAGAACCAATTTTTGTTACTATACTAACTATAAAGCTGCATTCTGTCAATGTTGCTCCGAAACTACTTTAAGGAAAAATAAATGTCTGGTTTCTAGCaggggtgctgaaacaatttgtatagtggggatgtTGAAGTCTATTGAACCAAACAGTAAACACTGTACATAAtgtaaaccacttcaagccagggggtgaggGAGCACCCCTGGTTCAGCACCTATGGATTCTAGTGTCACATCTGCTGCTATCACAGAACAAAGTAGTGTTGGCAAGTGAGTATAGGAGAAGCCTACCATTGCAAACAGGCATTGTGGTCTGAAGGAATGAATGCAGGATTGGGAATCAATTGGTCACAAATTCTACTTTGGATTCTGCCACCACTGACTCAGTGTGGTCTTTGACAAGTCTCTTCACCTCTTTGACTCCATTTCCCCATATGTACAATGGAAATAACGATGCTTATCTATCAGAAATGCCCCTCTGAGGGTGG
Proteins encoded:
- the EPYC gene encoding epiphycan, encoding MKTFANIFLGLFVFETIVAAPTIDTLTYDSETYDVALEDLDNLYDYNENLPVDQAEIEIGTVLPSVTREIHSPPPLPEEAEEEASTPKLTDGSSPQGSGVLGPQTHDGLPTCLLCTCLGTTVYCDDHELDAVPPLPKKTTHFYSRYNRIKKINKNDFANQNNLKRIDLTSNFISEIDEDAFRELPQLQELVLRDNKIRQLPELPPSLTFIDVSNNRLGRKGIKEEAFKDMVDLHHLYITDNNLDHIPLPLPENLQALHLQNNNIQEMHEDTFCKMKDVTYARRALEDIRLDGNPINLSKTPSAYMCLPRLPIGSLI